The Neurospora crassa OR74A linkage group IV, whole genome shotgun sequence genome has a segment encoding these proteins:
- a CDS encoding tripeptidyl peptidase I, protein MVTARFAFYISAVAMFRFHLWTLLRLFALLSSLVTASRIVLEEAGHLPAGWKVERHATASDRIQLSIALKEPGIEELKRRLLQQSTSDDHPNSRQFTKEEVEKHRQPDQRSVTAVGRWLQSHGIKSYNADNSWITFKATAATVQMLFEADLAYYSYNGDPSTQILRSRSYTIPRWLSDDIDFVHPLTNFMPPRNRNDGTLGIGRRQPIQPKLSAREDFFAPPCWTGTFPGCIRKLYNLTYTPSPDFRSPSPVRFGIASFLEQYITHRDVTSFLATYARELLPLRPTPSRGGSGGSLTLPPVTNTTSEPPYNITITLLNNATRWDPHSTDPALSGLEANLDVQYALSLGHPTRVIYYATGGRGTKLDSSGRPLPTNDPRANNEPFLEFLQALLALPDNQIPHVLSISYADDEQSVPRKYAHRVCDLFAAVAARGTSVLVATGDGGAAGIGFSAGGGDTCIKNDGSGRRAFVPTFPASCPWVTSVGATDNTALNLTGAAFSSGGFSEYFDRPLWQRAAVDPYVSSLLRSRSSKPGQPSQPRDLKGVYFSHNGRGMPDMAAIGSGFQIIHRGEMVEVRGTSASTPVVAAMVALVNDQRLRQGKRSLGWLNGHLYLDPRVRRVLTDVKWGRSEGCVFPGEALEEGRGKGKEKYWRHSVVEKRQGNSEEDGGTHGGDGEGKADEEDWGGEGEVGEGEGDQSENVILGGWDARKGWDPVTGLGVPGDFQEMLKVLGSVW, encoded by the coding sequence ATGGTCACTGCTCGCTTCGCCTTCTATATTTCTGCAGTCGCGATGTTCCGGTTCCACCTTTGGACCCTCCTTAGGCTCTTTGCTCTTCTCTCTTCGTTGGTTACTGCCTCAAGAATCGTTCTTGAAGAAGCGGGCCATCTACCGGCGGGGTGGAAGGTCGAACGCCATGCCACCGCTTCCGATCGGATACAACTGTCCATAGCGCTGAAAGAACCCGGGATAGAAGAGCTGAAAAGGCGTCTCTTACAGCAATCTACATCTGACGACCACCCCAACAGCCGTCAATTTACAAAGGAAGAGGTTGAGAAACACCGTCAACCAGACCAGAGGTCAGTCACAGCTGTGGGCCGTTGGCTACAGTCCCACGGTATCAAAAGCTACAATGCCGACAACAGCTGGATCACCTTCAAAGCTACAGCTGCTACAGTCCAGATGCTCTTTGAAGCCGACTTGGCCTATTACTCGTACAACGGTGACCCCAGCACCCAGATCCTTCGTTCCCGCTCTTACACGATTCCCCGGTGGCTCAGCGACGACATTGACTTCGTTCACCCGCTTACAAACTTCATGCCTCCTCGCAACCGTAACGACGGTACCCTTGGCATCGGCCGTCGCCAGCCAATTCAACCCAAACTGTCCGCCCGAGAGGACTTCTTTGCTCCTCCTTGCTGGACCGGCACATTCCCCGGCTGTATTCGCAAGCTCTATAACCTCACCTACACTCCATCCCCCGACTTTCGCTCTCCCTCCCCCGTGCGTTTCGGCATCGCTAGTTTCTTGGAGCAATACATTACTCACCGCGATGTGACCTCCTTCCTGGCCACCTACGCACGTGAACTACTCCCCCTCAGACCCACTCCGTCCCGGGGCGGCAGCGGGGGTAGCCTTACGCTCCCTCCCGTCACAAACACCACCTCCGAGCCTCCCTACAACATCACCATAACTCTCCTTAACAATGCCACCCGTTGGGATCCGCACTCCACCGACCCCGCCCTCTCCGGTCTTGAAGCCAACCTCGACGTGCAATACGCTCTCAGTCTGGGTCATCCTACTCGAGTGATTTACTACGCCACTGGTGGGCGCGGGACCAAACTCGATTCTTCCGGCCGTCCCCTCCCTACGAACGATCCTAGAGCGAACAACGAACCCTTCCTTGAGTTCTTGCAAGCCCTTCTTGCTCTACCTGACAACCAAATACCGCACGTTCTGAGCATCAGCTATGCAGACGATGAACAATCTGTTCCGCGAAAATACGCTCACAGAGTATGCGACCTGTTTGCTGCCGTGGCAGCACGCGGTACTTCCGTTCTTGTGGCAACTGGCGACGGGGGAGCAGCAGGCATCGGCTTCTCGGCCGGAGGCGGCGACACTTGCATTAAAAACGATGGATCAGGCAGACGGGCATTCGTGCCCACGTTCCCTGCTTCCTGTCCCTGGGTTACCAGTGTAGGAGCAACTGATAACACGGCCCTCAACCTGACCGGCGCTGCGTTTTCCAGCGGTGGCTTCAGCGAGTATTTCGATCGGCCTCTCTGGCAGCGAGCGGCAGTAGACCCTTACGTCTCCAGCCTTCTCCGCTCTCGATCAAGCAAACCGGGTCAACCAAGCCAGCCCCGTGATCTGAAAGGAGTCTACTTCTCCCACAACGGGCGCGGTATGCCGGACATGGCTGCTATCGGCTCAGGCTTCCAGATCATACACCGCGGAGAGATGGTGGAAGTACGCGGGACGAGTGCGTCAAcgccggtggtggcggctaTGGTGGCGCTCGTTAATGATCAACGCTTGAGACAAGGGAAGAGGAGTCTAGGGTGGCTGAATGGACATTTGTACTTGGACCCAAGGGTGCGACGGGTGTTGACGGATGTGAAGTGGGGACGAAGTGAGGGATGTGTCTTTCCTGGGGAGGcgctggaggaggggagaggcaaggggaaggagaaatACTGGAGGCACAGTGTCGTAGAGAAAAGGCAAGGGAACTCAGAAGAGGATGGCGGTACacatggaggagatggagagggtaaggcagatgaagaggactggggtggggagggggaagttggagaaggagaaggagaccaGAGCGAAAATGTTATCTTGGGAGGATGGGATGCGAGGAAGGGGTGGGATCCCGTAACGGGGTTGGGAGTTCCTGGCGACTTTCAGGAGATGTTAAAGGTCTTGGGCAGTGTTTGGTAA
- the tca-15 gene encoding malate dehydrogenase encodes MFAASRIQTRAFSASARQLTKVSVLGAAGGIGQPLSLLLKLNPRVSELALYDIRGAPGVGADLSHINTKSTVKGYEPTASGLADALKGSEIVLIPAGVPRKPGMTRDDLFNTNASIVRDLAKACAESCPEANILVISNPVNSTVPIVSEIFKKAGVYNPKRLFGVTTLDVVRASRFVSEIKGTDPKDENITVVGGHSGVTIVPLFSQSKHPELSKNEQLIHRVQFGGDEVVKAKDGAGSATLSMAMAGARMAESLLRAAQGEKGVIEPTFVDSPLYKDQGIDFFASKVELGPNGVEKIYPVGPVDEVEQKLLDACLVDLKKNIQKGKDFVAANPGK; translated from the exons ATGTTCGCCGCTTCCAGAATCCAGACCCGtgccttctcggcctctGCCCGCCAG CTTACCAAGGTCTCCGTCCTCGGTGCCGCCGGTGGCATTGGCCagcccctctccctcctcctcaagctcAACCCCAGAGTCTCCGAGCTCGCCCTCTACGATATCCGTGGCGCCCCCGGTGTCGGTGCTGATCTGTCccacatcaacaccaagagCACCGTCAAGGGCTACGAGCCCACCGCCTCCGGTCTCGCCGATGCCCTCAAGGGCTCCGAAATCGTCCTCATCCCCGCCGGTGTCCCCCGCAAGCCCGGCATGACCCGTGACGACCTCTTCAACACCAACGCCTCCATCGTCCGCGACCTCGCCAAGGCCTGCGCCGAGTCGTGCCCCGAGGCCaacatcctcgtcatctccaACCCCGTCAACTCCACCGTCCCCATCGTCTCCGAGATCTTCAAGAAGGCCGGTGTCTACAACCCCAAGCGCCTCTTCGGTGTCACCACCCTCGACGTCGTCCGCGCCTCCCGCTTCGTTTCCGAGATCAAGGGCACCGACCCCAAGGACGAGAACATCACCGTCGTTGGCGGCCACTCCGGCGTCACCATCGtccccctcttctcccagAGCAAGCACCCCGAACTCTCCAAGAACGAGCAGCTCATCCACCGCGTCCAGTTCGGTGGTGACGAGGtcgtcaaggccaaggacggTGCCGGTTCCGCCACCCTCTCCATGGCCATGGCCGGTGCCCGCATGGCCGAGTCCCTCCTCCGCGCCGCCCAGGGCGAGAAGGGCGTCATCGAGCCCACCTTTGTCGACTCCCCTCTCTACAAGGACCAGGGCATCGACTTCTTCGCCTCCAAGGTCGAGCTCGGCCCCAACGGTGTTGAGAAGATCTACCCCGTCGGCCCCGTCGATGAGGTTGAGCAGAAGCTCCTTGATGCCTGCCTTGTTGACCTCAAGAAGAACATCCAGAAGGGCAAGGACTTTGTCGCCGCCAACCCCGGCAAATAA
- a CDS encoding sodium-hydrogen antiporter, producing MSAQGNGAFLEYHEPDIVSILTLISFFFFLAVSEWVADKVLRAGLIGQIIVGLIYGVPIGNILALEWQETFLALGYLGLIVIIFEGGLTIRLDLLRQNLFLSTSAALLGVLTPIALTFALFYAGFGYGPLKTFIVGTALCSTSLGTTFVVINSASSKHDFAQTRVGTVLISAAILDDVCGLVLVSVISQLRDIENANLGWVIGQPILASGLMAILTPLAAKFVLGPLFRLPAIETRFFRKFGHVANMVLMVLVLCAFLAIAAYAGASVLFGAFLAGTVVSSLPSKQHLHQDGPNETTDVDNNTKQKRPTFGDTFERYIQDAQRFILQPCFFASIGFSIPFIELWTGEVIWKGIVFTILMVSGKLVVGLVIPLWDLIANRKPDPSEKALSTPPARPNWSSAAFLGTAMVARGEIGLLIIQIGLNETPYLSRKAFVIAVWAIVLNTVIGPVSVGTLLNRFGSAVAEDPRWGIQAINAGGEVNRKPEVVSEGTGTVGP from the exons ATGAGCGCCCAAGGAAATGGCGCCTTCCTCGAATATCATGAACCAGACA TTGTCAGCATCTTGACCTtgatctccttcttcttctttcttgccGTGTCTGAATGGGTGGCCGACAAGGTGCTCCGTGCGGGGCTCATTGGCCAAATCATTGTTGGCCTCATCTACGGCGTCCCCATTGGCAACATCCTGGCTCTGGAATGGCAGGAAACCTTTCTCGCCTTGGGCTACCTTGgcctcatcgtcatcatcttcgaAGGTGGTTTGACCATTCGTCTGGATCTCCTTCGGCAAAACTTGTTCCTTAGCACCAGCGCGGCGCTTCTTGGTGTGCTCACCCCGATTGCCTTGACGTTTGCCCTGTTCTATGCTGGCTTTGGCTATG GCCCCCTCAAAACCTTCATCGTTGGCACTGCCCTGTGCTCTACCTCCCTTGGGACCaccttcgtcgtcatcaacagCGCCTCGTCAAAGCACGACTTTGCCCAGACCCGTGTCGGCACTGTACTCATCAGCGCCGCCATTCTCGACGATGTCTGCGGTCTGGTCCTTGTCAGTGTCATCTCCCAGCTGCGTGACATCGAAAATGCGAACTTGGGCTGGGTCATAGGGCAGCCTATCCTTGCCAGTGGTCTCATGGCCATCCTGACGCCTCTCGCAGCCAAGTTCGTTCTCGGCCCCCTGTTCCGCCTGCCAGCTATCGAGACACGGTTCTTCCGGAAATTCGGACACGTCGCGAACATGGTCCTCATGGTGCTGGTCCTTTGCGCGTTTCTGGCCATTGCTGCCTATGCCGGCGCAAGCGTTTTGTTCGGCGCATTCTTGGCCGGGACAGTGGTGTCGAGCTTGCCTAGCAAGCAACATCTACACCAAGACGGGCCCAACGAGACAACCGACGTTGATAACAACACGAAACAAAAGAGGCCAACATTCGGCGACACGTTCGAGCGATACATCCAAGATGCACAGCGCTTCATCCTTCAACCATGCTTCTTCGCCAGTATCGGCTTTTCCATTCCATTCATCGAGCTTTGGACAGGGGAGGTCATCTGGAAAGGCATTGTCTTCACCATCCTCATGGTTTCTGGCAAGTTGGTTGTCGGCCTAGTGATCCCATTGTGGGATCTTATTGCAAACAGGAAGCCGGACCCCTCAGAGAAAGCGCTTTCGACACCCCCGGCAAGACCAAACTGGTCCTCAGCAGCCTTCCTTGGTACTGCCATGGTCGCGCGCGGCGAGATTGGACTTCTCATCATTCAAATCGGCTTGAACGAGACACCGTACCTGTCGAGGAAGGCCTTTGTCATTGCAGTTTGGGCCATTGTGCTCAATACGGTCATCGGCCCAGTATCCGTCGGAACACTATTGAATCGATTTGGAAGCGCGGTCGCGGAGGATCCTCGGTGGGGAATACAAGCAATAAACGCTGGAGGCGAAGTCAATAGGAAGCCTGAGGTGGTATCCGAGGGTACTGGTACCGTGGGACCCTAG
- a CDS encoding cation-transporting ATPase 4 → MAPLVDNAQIQSAELLRPLPLYLHAYVWPFAIIWPIFFRYYLDQDLYDKHINGQEWTFVWSGTIITIQALVWLCTHWNINLRAAFTAKKARSVNDAQLIKVIPVANAGISDICPIVRDTAGGKTNISFLFQKRRFLYNAETNSFSTLTYQIDDEPKPKLEVFQKSKGITTASELDRLEQHYGTNTFDIPVPTFTELFKEHAVAPFFVFQVFCVGLWMLDEYWYYSLFTLFMLVVFESTVVWQRQRTLNEFRSMSIKPYEIYVYRLGQWTETTSDKLLPGDLVSVTRTKEDSGVACDMLLVEGTAIVNEAMLSGESTPLLKDSIQLRPGEAQIEPEGLDKNAFLWGGTKVLQITHGNPDEEKPKLASGVPIPPDNGAMAIVTKTGFETSQGSLVRTMIYSTERVSANNAEALFFILFLLIFALAASWYVWDEGVRKDRKRSKLLLDCVLIVTSVVPPELPMELSLAVNTSLSALAKFAIFCTEPFRIPFAGRIDVACFDKTGTLTGEDLVVEGIAGLGLGHSGTDTPRESDGAHSHMTPVDEAGLETTLVLATAHALVRLDEGDIVGDPMEKATLTALGWSLGQNDMLKTKTGAKSTVLGNVQVKRRFQFSSALKRQSSVATINATDSKTGQKLRGTFVGVKGAPETIMKMLVTVPKDYEETYKYFTRRGSRVLALAYKQLSTENELGASKINDLKRENVEADLTFAGFLVLQCPLKEDAKQAVQMLNESSHRVVMITGDNPLTAVHVAREVEIVDRDVLILDAPEHSVHGEEKLIWRSVDDKVNIEVDPTKPIDPEIIKTKDLCVTGYALAKFKGQVGWKTLLRYTWVYARVSPKQKEDILLGLKDMGYYTLMAGDGTNDVGALKQAHIGVALLNGTQEDLIRIAEHARNNKIKDMYQKQVDLMKRWGQPAPPVPALIAHLYPPGPSNPHYNAAMEREAAKKGITVEKLAKSLHHPAAIETVTSPGAQALINQDPKQRQAAAAQKASSFADKLTSGMMDMEMDDDEPPTLKLGDASVAAPFTSKLRNVVAIPNIIRQGRCTLVATIQMYKILALNCLISAYSLSVLYLEGIKFGDGQITISGMLMSVCFLSISRAKSVEGLSKERPQPNIFNFYIIGSILGQFAVHVVTLIYIARFCDQLEPRSESVDLEAEFSPSLLNSAVYLLQLIQQISTFAVNYQGRPFRESLSENKGMFYGIVGVTAIAFACSTEMVPELNEAMKLVPFKEEFKWTMTIVMILDYVACWLIEVVFKYLFSDLKARDIAVRREDQLERERLRKAEELKKLEEVKRMKEEEEEKARMEKVAEFERRLRARMGGSA, encoded by the exons ATGGCGCCGCTCGTCGACAACGCGCAGATCCAGTCTGCCGAGCTGTTGAGGCCGCTGCCTCTCTACCTCCACGCCTACGTCTGGCCGTTTGCCATCATCTggcccatcttcttccgctATTATCTGGACCAAGATCTCTACGACAAGCACATCAACGGCCAGGAATGGACCTTTGTTTGGTCcggcaccatcatcaccatccagGCCCTCGTCTGGCTCTGCACCCACTGGAACATCAACCTTCGCGCTGCCTTTACCGCGAAGAAAGCCCGCTCCGTTAACGATGCCCAGCTGATCAAGGTCATTCCCGTCGCCAACGCGGGTATCTCTGATATCTGCCCCATTGTGCGCGATACT GCCGGAGGCAAGACCaacatctccttcctctttcagaAGCGCCGATTCCTCTACAACGCCGAGACCAACTCCTTCAGCACCCTCACGTACCAGATCGACGAcgagcccaagcccaagcttGAGGTCTTCCAAAAGTCCAAGGGTATCACGACCGCCTCGGAGCTCGACCGGCTGGAGCAGCACTATGGCACCAACACGTTCGATATCCCCGTCCCTACCTTTACCGAGCTCTTCAAGGAACACGCCGTCGCTCCCTTCTTCGTGTTCCAGGTCTTCTGCGTCGGTCTGTGGATGCTGGACGAATACTGGTACTACTCGCTCTTCACCCTGTTCATGctcgtcgtcttcgagaGCACCGTCGTCTGGCAGCGCCAGCGCACCCTCAACGAGTTCCGCAGCATGAGCATCAAGCCCTACGAGATCTACGTCTATCGCCTTGGCCAGTGGACCGAGACCACGAGCGACAAGCTTCTCCCCGGAGATCTTGTCTCGGTTACACGTACAAAGGAGGACAGTGGTGTTGCTTGCGACATGCTCTTGGTGGAGGGAACCGCCATTGTCAACGAGGCCATGCTTTCCGGCGAGAGTACCCCTCTGTTGAAGGACTCCATCCAGCTCCGTCCCGGTGAGGCCCAGATCGAACCCGAGGGTCTGGACAAGAACGCTTTCCTCTGGGGCGGCACCAAGGTCCTTCAGATCACCCACGGCAACCCCGATGAGGAGAAGCCCAAGCTTGCCTCTGGTGTTCCCATTCCTCCCGACAACGGCGCCATGGCTATCGTCACCAAGACCGGTTTCGAGACCTCCCAGGGTAGCTTGGTTCGCACCATGATCTACTCGACTGAGCGCGTCTCTGCCAACAACGCCGAGGCTCTGTTCTTCATTCTGTTCCTCCTGATTTTCGCTCTTGCCGCTTCTTGGTACGTCTGGGATGAGGGTGTACGCAAGGACCGCAAGCGTTCCAAGCTTCTGCTCGACTGCGTCTTGATTGTCACCAGTGTCGTTCCCCCCGAGCTGCCCATGGAGCTTAGCTTGGCTGTAAACACTAGCTTGTCTGCTCTTGCCAAGTTCGCCATCTTCTGCACTGAGCCTTTCAGAATCCCCTTTGCCGGCCGTATCGACGTTGCCTGCTTTGACAAGACTGGTACTCTTACTGGCGAGGATCTCGTTGTCGAGGGTATTGCTGGTCTCGGCCTTGGCCATTCCGGTACCGACACCCCACGCGAGTCGGATGGTGCTCACAGTCACATGACCCCTGTTGACGAGGCCGGTTTGGAGACTACTCTTGTTCTGGCCACCGCCCACGCTCTTGTTAGACTCGATGAGGGAGACATTGTCGGTGATCCTATGGAGAAGGCTACTCTTACCGCCCTCGGCTGGTCCCTTGGCCAGAACGATATGCTCAAGACCAAGACTGGCGCCAAGAGCACCGTTCTTGGTAACGTTCAGGTCAAGCGTCGCTTCCAGTTCTCCAGTGCCCTGAAGCGCCAGAGCTCCGTCGCCACGATCAATGCCACCGACTCCAAGACCGGTCAGAAGCTCAGAGGCACCTTTGTTGGTGTCAAGGGTGCGCCCGAGACGATCATGAAGATGCTGGTTACCGTCCCCAAGGACTACGAAGAGACCTACAAGTACTTTACCCGCCGCGGTTCCCGTGTTTTGGCTCTTGCCTACAAGCAACTGTCTACCGAAAACGAGCTGGGTGCCAGCAAGATCAACGACCTTAAGCGCGAGAACGTTGAGGCTGACCTCACCTTTGCCGGATTCCTTGTTCTCCAGTGCCCTCTTAAGGAGGATGCTAAGCAGGCCGTTCAGATGCTCAACGAGAGTAGCCACCGTGTCGTCATGATTACTGGAGATAACCCGCTTACTGCCGTCCATGTCGCTAGGGAAGTCGAGATTGTCGACCGTGACGTTCTCATCTTGGATGCCCCCGAGCACAGCGTTCATGGCGAGGAGAAGCTCATCTGGCGCAGCGTCGATGACAAGGTTAACATTGAGGTCGACCCTACCAAGCCCATTGACCCCGAGATCATCAAGACCAAGGATCTGTGTGTTACCGGTTACGCTTTGGCCAAGTTTAAGGGACAGGTTGGTTGGAAGACACTTCTCCGCTACACTTGGGTTTACGCTCGTGTCTCGCCCAAGCAGAAGGAAGACATCCTCCTCGGTCTCAAGGATATGGGTTACTACACTCTCATGGCTGGTGATGGCACCAACGATGTCGGTGCGCTCAAGCAGGCTCACATCGGTGTTGCTCTCCTCAACGGTACTCAGGAAGATCTCATCCGCATTGCCGAGCACGCTCGTAacaacaagatcaaggaTATGTACCAGAAGCAGGTTGATCTCATGAAGCGCTGGGGCCAACCCGCTCCTCCTGTCCCCGCTCTGATTGCTCACCTCTACCCGCCTGGACCTTCCAACCCGCACTACAACGCGGCTATGGAGCGTGAGGCGGCGAAGAAGGGTATCACCGTCGAGAAGCTTGCCAAGTCTCTTCACCACCCTGCTGCTATCGAGACTGTCACCTCCCCTGGCGCCCAGGCTCTCATCAACCAGGACCCCAAGCAGAGACAGGCTGCGGCGGCTCAGAAGGCTTCCTCGTTTGCTGACAAGCTTACCTCTGGTATGATGGATATGGAAatggatgacgatgagcCTCCCACGCTCAAGCTTGGTGATGCCTCGGTCGCTGCTCCCTTCACGTCCAAGCTTCGCAACGTTGTTGCCATTCCCAACATCATCCGTCAAGGCCGCTGCACTCTGGTTGCCACCATTCAGATGTACAAGATTCTCGCCCTCAACTGCCTGATCAGCGCCTACAGCTTGTCCGTGCTCTACCTCGAAGGCATCAAGTTTGGTGATGGCCAGATTACTATCAGTGGTATGCTCATGAGCGTCTGCTTCCTTTCCATCTCGCGCGCCAAGTCGGTCGAGGGTCTCTCCAAGGAGCGTCCTCAGCCCAACATTTTCAACTTTTACATCATCGGCTCCATCCTCGGCCAGTTCGCTGTGCACGTGGTCACTCTCATCTACATTGCTCGCTTCTGCGACCAGCTTGAACCTCGCTCCGAGAGCGTCGACCTCGAGGCCGAGTTCTCCCCTTCGCTGCTTAACTCTGCCGTTTACCTCCTTCAGCTCATCCAGCAGATCTCTACTTTTGCTGTCAACTACCAAGGTCGTCCCTTCCGCGAGTCTCTGTCTGAGAACAAGGGCATGTTCTACGGCATTGTTGGTGTGACTGCCATTGCTTTCGCTTGCTCCACTGAGATGGTTCCCGAGCTGAACGAGGCGATGAAGCTCGTGCCCTTCAAGGAGGAGTTTAAGTGGACGATGACTATTGTCATGATCTTGGACTACGTGGCGTGCTGGCTCATCGAGGTTGTGTTCAAGTACCTGTTCAGCGATCTCAAGGCTCGCGACATTGCGGTGCGCAGGGAGGACCAGCTCGAGAGGGAGAGGTTGCGCAAGGCggaggagctcaagaagttggaggaggtgaagaggatgaaggaggaggaagaagagaaggcgaGAATGGAGAAGGTGGCCGAGTTTGAGAGGAGGCTGCGGGCGCGAATGGGAGGGAGTGCTTGA